In the Bacteroidota bacterium genome, TCTATTACCGGTTGAATACCAACTTCCCGCAGTAAATATGCGGTAACAGTATTTACAGATTTCCCCAAACCTTGCGATAAGGTTAACATACCGCCGTAGGAGCCATCAGAGTTTTTTGGTGTCCAATCGCTGTTCAAACTCCATTTTTTACCTTTTTCGAAAGTTACTGGCAAATTAGGGATCTGATAACAGGGAGAAAAGCCCTTATCTGCAATTGCAGCCGTATATACGAATGGTTTAAATGTAGAACCTACCTGTCGACCCTGAGCCGGTTTAACGTGATCTAACTGGAAGTAACGCATATCTACGCCACCAACCCATGCTTTTATTTCACCGGTATGCGGATCCATTGCCATAAACCCGGGATTCAAGGTCTTTTTCACATATTTAATGCTATCGTAAGGCGTCATTAAGGTATCTAAATCATATCCTTTTTTATACCATGAAAAAACCGTCATCGAATCAGCCGTATGAAAAGCTTTATCAATTTCAGCTTCACTGGCACCCGCTTTTTTCATTTTGCGATAACGTTCGGTTTGTTTTATTGACTTATCAATTAATTCCGGATTTGTTCTGCCGCTGTAAGGATAAGCCCATGGTTCATATTTATTGCCTTTCCAGTGATCGTCGAATTGTTTTTGCAACTTAGTTAACCATTGTGCAGTTGCCGCTTCAGCATAAGTTTGCATGCGGCTGTCGATGGTGGTGTAAACTTTTAAACCATCTTTATAAATATCCCATTTCGTGCCGTCAGGTTTTTCATTTTCTTTAACCCATTCAGCCAACCATTGTCTTAAATATTCTCTGAAATAAGTTCCGTTTCCGGATTTATGATCCTGACGTTTAAAATCTAATACAATTGGTTTTTCTTTTGTTTTGGTATAATCTTCATCACTTAATTTTCCCGCTTCATTCATTTCATGCAATACAATATTGCGACGTGTTAATGTACGTTCAGGAAAGCGAACAGGATTATAATAAGCAGGATTTTGCACCATGCCAACCAATACTGCTGATTCTTCAACCGTTAAATCTGAAACAGCTTTGTTAAAAAAAGTTTTTGAAGCCGTTTTAATACCACTTGCATCGTATATGTACGGAATGGTATTTAAATACATTACAATAATTTCTTCTTTGGTATACCTGCGTTCTAGTTTTGCAGCTGTCACCCATTCTTTTAATTTGGTTATTGCCAGTTCGAATTT is a window encoding:
- a CDS encoding transglycosylase domain-containing protein, translating into MSIKEQFSVYKKQIKWFWRIFFIGAGMVTLFIILLSVGVFGSLPSFEELENPQSSLSTQIISSDGELLGRFYRENRTNATFQEIPPHLIDALVSTEDRRYYDHSGIDAKGVMRVIFKTLILQQSESGGGSTITQQLAKNLYGRPTVSSKFELAITKLKEWVTAAKLERRYTKEEIIVMYLNTIPYIYDASGIKTASKTFFNKAVSDLTVEESAVLVGMVQNPAYYNPVRFPERTLTRRNIVLHEMNEAGKLSDEDYTKTKEKPIVLDFKRQDHKSGNGTYFREYLRQWLAEWVKENEKPDGTKWDIYKDGLKVYTTIDSRMQTYAEAATAQWLTKLQKQFDDHWKGNKYEPWAYPYSGRTNPELIDKSIKQTERYRKMKKAGASEAEIDKAFHTADSMTVFSWYKKGYDLDTLMTPYDSIKYVKKTLNPGFMAMDPHTGEIKAWVGGVDMRYFQLDHVKPAQGRQVGSTFKPFVYTAAIADKGFSPCYQIPNLPVTFEKGKKWSLNSDWTPKNSDGSYGGMLTLSQGLGKSVNTVTAYLLREVGIQPVIDLAHNMGVESEIPFQPSICLGTPEVTVFEMTAAYSAFANKGIAVRPVFVTRIEDKNGNIIAEFPAKRVEVMREEISAVMVDMMQYVMDYGTGQRLRRPEYGGITSQVAGKTGTTQENTDGWFMGMVPQLVCGVWVGADDPVIHFRSTALGQGANMALPIYGFFMKRVYADKTLGIDPAAKFPDFEGTPTIELDCGKYIEMQNNDYQDLMEGYN